ACGCCTCCGCCGGCGGCTCTAACTCCGCCGTCAGCGGCAACGGAAACAGCTTCCGCAATCCCTGCGCCGCCACCCACACCTCATCAGGCGACGATGCGCTCAGCATAAAGTCCGCCGACACGGTATTTCGCACTTCCAACGGCGCTCCGCCGCCCCCAAACTCGTGCGCCCGCCGCAGGAACACCAGACACGCCGCCGGTGCCACCCGCCGCAACTCGTTCACAATCCGCCGCCGAATCGGGAACAGCGACACGCCGACAATGATGATCTGATACTTGCCCAACTCGGAAAGTCGCATGCCGGCTTCCTCAAGCGTATACGTCGCCGTCACCGGCAGCCCATACTTCTCCACCGCTTTCGCCGCGTGGTTGAGTTCATCAATGACGGCGACACGGTATGCCGGCATTTGCCCATTCGTATAGGTCGTCATAACCCCCCTAAGGTGCTGCGCCTACTTCTGAGATCCCGATCCTTTCCTCAGCGGGAAGCCGGTTCACCGGTAAGCTGGAAAAACCCAACGACACTGGTGATGGTACTCGATTCCAGTCGCCGGAGCAAGAAATTTCTGTGCCAAAGAACGAAATCAATTTTC
The Chloracidobacterium sp. DNA segment above includes these coding regions:
- a CDS encoding helix-turn-helix transcriptional regulator: MTTYTNGQMPAYRVAVIDELNHAAKAVEKYGLPVTATYTLEEAGMRLSELGKYQIIIVGVSLFPIRRRIVNELRRVAPAACLVFLRRAHEFGGGGAPLEVRNTVSADFMLSASSPDEVWVAAQGLRKLFPLPLTAELEPPAEAFLMDRVMKVVAAHYADPKLNLRAVAARLNLSAGQLSRLLNRHAGVRFRQLLQQTRLEAAKQLLMASNTSTVKEIALRVGFADSDYFSRAFKRYTGCCATEYRTNSALQ